In Thalassospira marina, the following are encoded in one genomic region:
- the hppD gene encoding 4-hydroxyphenylpyruvate dioxygenase translates to MGPFPHDAPRATISADNPAGTDGFEFVEFSHDDPEKLAVLFDRMGYVPVAKHKTKNITVWRQGDINYIVNAEPASHGMKFVEKHGPCAPAMAWRVVDAKHAFDHAVANGAEPYKGDDKTLDVPAIVGIGGSLIYFIDQYGETGSAYDAEFDWIGERDPKPEGVGFYFLDHLTHNVYRGNMDKWWDFYRNLFNFKQIHFFDIAGKMTGLVSRAITSPCGKIRIPLNESTDDKSQIEEYLKKYKGEGIQHIAVGTDGIYEATDKLAANDLKFMPGPPEVYYEQSYARVNGHEEPIERMKKHGILIDGEGVINGGMTKILLQIFSKTVIGPIFFEFIQRKGDEGFGEGNFRALFESIEEDQIRRGVLKVDAAE, encoded by the coding sequence ATGGGTCCGTTCCCGCACGATGCCCCCCGCGCCACCATCAGCGCAGATAACCCTGCTGGCACCGATGGTTTTGAATTTGTTGAATTTTCCCATGATGATCCCGAAAAGCTTGCCGTGCTTTTTGACCGCATGGGATATGTGCCGGTTGCCAAACACAAAACCAAAAACATCACTGTCTGGCGCCAGGGTGATATCAATTATATCGTTAATGCCGAACCCGCATCACATGGCATGAAATTTGTGGAAAAGCACGGTCCGTGCGCACCGGCAATGGCATGGCGTGTGGTCGATGCCAAACATGCCTTTGACCATGCCGTTGCCAACGGGGCGGAGCCTTATAAAGGCGATGATAAAACCCTTGATGTTCCGGCCATTGTTGGCATTGGCGGTTCGCTGATTTATTTCATCGATCAATATGGTGAAACCGGTTCGGCCTATGACGCCGAATTTGACTGGATCGGCGAACGCGACCCGAAACCGGAAGGCGTTGGTTTTTATTTCCTCGACCATCTGACCCACAATGTTTATCGCGGCAATATGGATAAATGGTGGGATTTTTACCGCAATCTGTTCAACTTCAAACAGATCCATTTCTTTGATATCGCCGGGAAAATGACCGGCCTTGTCAGCCGGGCCATTACCTCGCCCTGTGGTAAAATCCGTATTCCGCTTAATGAATCCACCGACGATAAAAGCCAGATCGAGGAATACCTTAAAAAGTACAAAGGCGAAGGCATCCAGCATATCGCCGTTGGCACCGATGGCATTTACGAAGCGACCGACAAGCTGGCCGCTAATGACCTTAAATTCATGCCCGGCCCGCCGGAGGTTTATTACGAGCAATCCTATGCCCGTGTGAACGGCCATGAGGAACCGATTGAACGCATGAAAAAGCACGGCATCCTGATCGATGGCGAAGGCGTGATCAATGGCGGCATGACGAAAATTCTGCTGCAAATTTTCTCGAAAACCGTGATCGGGCCGATCTTTTTTGAATTCATCCAGCGCAAAGGTGACGAGGGCTTTGGCGAAGGCAATTTCCGCGCACTGTTTGAAAGCATCGAAGAAGACCAGATCCGCCGTGGCGTATTGAAGGTCGATGCCGCCGAATAA
- a CDS encoding GNAT family N-acetyltransferase: MIRPARPADEPAIRACAIAAYQRYIAVIGRKPAPMTADFVAQITAGQIYVACDDNDQPAGFVVFYPDDAIAMMLKNIAVAPDHAGRGIGKRLLAFCEDTARQQGFSHVRLYTNEKMTENLAIYPHLGYIETGRRNEDGFNRVYFEKALA; this comes from the coding sequence ATGATCCGCCCTGCCCGCCCCGCCGATGAACCCGCCATTCGTGCCTGTGCAATTGCCGCCTATCAGCGTTACATCGCCGTGATTGGCCGCAAACCCGCCCCCATGACCGCCGATTTCGTCGCCCAAATTACCGCCGGGCAGATTTATGTGGCGTGTGATGACAATGACCAGCCGGCAGGCTTCGTCGTTTTTTACCCCGATGATGCCATCGCCATGATGCTGAAAAACATTGCCGTGGCACCGGACCATGCCGGGCGCGGCATTGGCAAACGCCTGCTGGCCTTTTGCGAGGATACAGCCCGACAACAGGGCTTTTCCCATGTGCGGCTTTATACCAATGAAAAGATGACTGAAAATTTGGCGATTTATCCGCATCTTGGATATATCGAAACCGGCCGCCGAAACGAAGACGGCTTTAACCGCGTTTATTTTGAAAAAGCCCTGGCATGA
- a CDS encoding TRAP transporter large permease has protein sequence MATEWAGLIGFVVALGLALLRVPVAVAMALVGIGGTLLLMDWTSASYVMASLPFEAIFPYGLSVVPLFIFMGVFASHSGLSGNLFRGITAFAGHRRGGLAASSVGASAIFGAICGSSLATCATMGRVALPEMQSRGYAKSLAGASIAAGGTLGVLIPPSILLVIYALMTEQSIGALFAGAMIPGVLATLLYIASIRLQVMRNPELAPVSDYTPWSQRWGALLRMWDAIVLILLVIGGIYAGLFSPTEAAAVGAGGALLFAGLRRKLTWTVLRSGIRETAGMTGMIFLILIGAALFNFFIETSGLTQTLVNWITSQGFSPLAVLVSLLVFYVVLGCFMDSLSMILLTVVPAYSVITGVGYDPVWFGVVLVSVVEIGLITPPIGMNLFIIQGVSPDMKITTLSRGILPFLAADFIRVILMIAIPGLIMWLPHTLGLGG, from the coding sequence ATGGCGACGGAATGGGCCGGACTTATTGGTTTTGTAGTCGCCCTGGGGCTGGCATTGCTGCGGGTTCCTGTCGCGGTTGCAATGGCGCTGGTGGGCATTGGCGGCACCCTGCTGCTGATGGACTGGACATCGGCCAGCTATGTGATGGCAAGCCTGCCGTTTGAGGCGATTTTCCCCTATGGCCTGTCGGTCGTGCCCCTGTTTATTTTTATGGGGGTTTTTGCATCGCATTCGGGGTTATCGGGCAATCTGTTTCGCGGCATAACGGCCTTTGCCGGGCACCGGCGCGGGGGCCTTGCGGCATCAAGCGTTGGGGCCAGTGCCATTTTTGGCGCCATTTGCGGGTCATCCCTTGCCACCTGTGCCACCATGGGCCGGGTCGCATTGCCCGAAATGCAAAGCCGGGGCTATGCCAAAAGCCTGGCCGGGGCATCGATTGCGGCGGGTGGCACATTGGGCGTTTTGATCCCGCCATCCATTTTGCTGGTGATTTACGCGCTGATGACCGAACAGTCGATTGGCGCGTTATTTGCCGGTGCCATGATCCCAGGTGTTCTGGCAACGCTGCTTTATATCGCATCGATCCGCCTGCAGGTGATGCGCAACCCGGAACTGGCCCCGGTCAGTGACTATACCCCATGGTCGCAACGCTGGGGTGCGCTGTTGCGCATGTGGGATGCGATTGTTTTGATCCTGCTGGTGATTGGCGGCATTTATGCCGGCCTGTTTTCCCCGACCGAGGCGGCGGCCGTTGGTGCCGGTGGCGCGCTGTTATTTGCTGGTCTGCGCCGGAAATTGACATGGACGGTTTTGCGCAGCGGCATACGCGAAACCGCAGGCATGACCGGCATGATCTTTTTGATCCTGATTGGCGCGGCGCTTTTCAATTTCTTTATTGAAACCAGCGGGCTGACACAAACACTGGTCAACTGGATCACCAGCCAGGGTTTTTCACCGCTTGCGGTTCTGGTCTCGCTTCTGGTGTTTTATGTGGTTCTGGGCTGCTTCATGGATAGCCTTTCCATGATTTTGCTAACCGTTGTCCCGGCCTATAGCGTGATTACCGGAGTTGGTTATGACCCGGTCTGGTTTGGTGTTGTGCTGGTTTCGGTCGTGGAAATCGGCCTGATCACCCCGCCGATCGGCATGAACCTGTTTATCATTCAGGGTGTATCACCCGACATGAAAATCACCACCCTTTCACGCGGCATTCTGCCATTTCTGGCGGCCGATTTTATCCGCGTGATCCTTATGATCGCCATTCCCGGTCTGATCATGTGGTTGCCCCATACCCTGGGGCTGGGGGGCTGA